From the Cryptosporidium parvum Iowa II chromosome 2, whole genome shotgun sequence genome, one window contains:
- a CDS encoding P-type ATpase3 cation transport ATpase, signal peptide (similar to gi:7021535) codes for MSWCDPSHTIISLEFAYGYLKFIILYFLSLVLWGLYRHHLHLKVEAEIPSSTSEKEALIGFRDSIIGISLKYIYSVLILLSQIFLCIVVWNVVCATSSEVQPYWTTRAKTYIIFYMSGLSMCLILYFLEPFFETFFYLRETLDKCAYVKSKKRHGFTQTLRSTLNKALQREASNVQLESNDLILPLLKVQKRADKTRFICHNQVTYTFLESESGFVCCDQSNLNELVGKEGLLNNGLNSEEISRLSNIIGKNTIDLEIPGISQAFAKELLHPINILRLGSLWQGIFLRFYIWAVLWAIMIIFTTFKTLKVIISNQENIKKALENYIGRPISVLRNGKKVRIPSHDLVPGDLIFLSQDLTAPCDIYVVSGCVVVNESFITGESNPILKVQIDRNSFSNITSTQPGNKSSSMTNYELKNRTCSTLDSINLDKLEINSKDECNPISHDSKVLHEDKIIQKPIFMGTKIISSFSYGDYSKIAIGIAFRTGIYSSYGQLLYKTVHSFSNISQYSVSNVKYIRNLKALWIIMLSSAFAAILYQNHLLGWSTGSFFFAVGTFIQLLPLWAPSCIQFSLNKSVERLVNLFSLSSTFPMDIPLAGKLKVLCLDKTGTLTTNKMIFIGAANAIKNNSFGYPNNIAHLLENSNPNINLELQKNKESKSVQHIDHNRNSLNIYVHYELVWETSTVSYEEEDPLINKSTGILVNPISSEPKFLPPIISSDSFSPDDLIYIGLCCCHNIVPQITNNGTILIGNDIDKALFTSTNAKIKICNERRFISLTGASDEDSGSVDNIYEYPIEVLRINEFDWNNPCMSVVVHHRIFDRYYIFCKGSFDVLTKFSPNKEEILTEKHKYLNTSNSLDTEDEQELVDAFEVLNSSGEMDSDLLNKYNHSRSNNVQKPISHMSEHNIVDGYSKLGYYVMAMSYREIKDKVLIDALLNKPRSNVSRNTLESDLTIISYLLLQNDLRPKTREFIDSIKMSGIRPVILTGDSAFTALSVARKAGIISNKNPVAIGDTIIDITGKETIVWYDAIAGNNIVISPNKIYESTEYNSLVVTSRALMLLRSKKYFRPSNFEMANMMGPLSNFSFLKTYCRLEKFSSEELSSHSLFDLVFDRIKIFARSNPEHKRIVISEFKKRNIVTGMIGDGVNDLPAFKMADVSISVHENSYYFNNFINNNNSIQEESIQNHENFSINTENSPMTLAFSSFSIEADNIMRVLDLIREGRAAMVTTISLFMFLSSQGVFYSFYKNVLFAIAQANLPVMIYVFIDVFLVFPSIWLMILCKPKKYINSYRPTGALLGKRTIISFLSLLGTCFSFYYIVMTRLLNSPWMIPSLNHNAEIPVERWFQRQDNFEASVTSIWMGLQLSSLSLIFSFGGKFRERVTKNKRLVLWVICCHIFLLYLCISSPNALTCLFRVNCTDQIDRFWEFQIFGYNILKITGGKFQGAGSHNVFPLAWKVEFIFWNYFSILSMSLIYWWISSNSNLKKVKFSVY; via the coding sequence atgaGCTGGTGTGATCCATCTCATACAATTATTAGTTTGGAATTCGCATATGGCTACTTAAAGTTTATAATTCTATACTTTTTATCTTTGGTGTTATGGGGTCTCTATAGGCATCACCTTCATCTTAAGGTAGAGGCTGAGATTCCCTCATCTACATCAGAAAAAGAAGCTCTGATTGGATTCAGAGACAGcattattggaatttcactgaaatatatatattctgTCTTAATTTTACTGTCACAAATCTTTTTGTGCATTGTAGTTTGGAATGTTGTTTGTGCAACTTCATCTGAAGTCCAGCCTTATTGGACCACTAGAGCAAAAAcatatattatattctatATGTCAGGATTGTCGATGTGCCTAATACTTTACTTTTTGGAGCCTTTCTTTGAGAcattcttttatttaagaGAGACTTTGGACAAGTGTGCTTATGtaaaatctaaaaaaagACATGGTTTTACTCAAACTCTCAGAAGCACTCTCAATAAAGCCTTGCAGAGAGAAGCTTCGAATGTTCAACTTGAAtctaatgatttaattctACCTCTGTTAAAAGTGCAAAAGAGAGCAGATAAGACTAGATTCATCTGCCATAACCAAGTTACATATACATTTTTAGAATCTGAATCAGGTTTTGTTTGTTGTGATCAAAGTAATCTAAATGAGCTTGTAGGGAAAGAAGGACTCCTTAATAATGGTCTAAattctgaagaaattaGTAGATtgtcaaatattattgggaAAAATACTATAGATCTTGAAATTCCAGGAATATCTCAAGCATTTGCTAAGGAACTACTCCACcctattaatattctcaGATTAGGTTCTCTTTGGCAAGGAATTTTTTTGAGATTCTATATCTGGGCAGTTCTTTGGGCaataatgattatttttactaCTTTTAAAACTCTTAAAGTGATTATATCTAACCAAGAAAACATTAAAAAGGCActtgaaaattatattgGACGTCCCATCTCAGTCTTGAGAAACGGAAAAAAGGTCAGAATACCCTCCCATGATCTTGTTCCTGGcgatttaatatttttgtcGCAAGACTTAACTGCTCCTTGTGACATTTATGTGGTTTCAGGATGTGTTGTAGTCAATGAATCTTTTATCACTGGTGAGTCAAACCCTATATTAAAGGTACAGATCGATAGAAActcattttctaatattaccAGTACTCAACCAGGTAATAAATCCTCGAGCATGACAAACTACGAACTGAAAAATCGAACATGTTCTACTTTGGATTCTATTAACTTGGATAAATTGGAAATTAACTCAAAAGATGAATGCAACCCTATTTCTCATGATTCTAAGGTTTTACATGAAGATAAAATCATACAAAAGCCCATTTTTATGGGTACTAAAATTATAAGCTCATTTTCATATGGTGACTACTCAAAAATAGCAATAGGAATTGCATTCAGAACTGGAATATACTCTTCTTATGGTCAATTGCTTTACAAGACTGTCCACTCATTCTCTAATATAAGCCAATACTCTGTCTCAAACGTGAAATATATCAGAAATCTTAAAGCACTATGGATTATTATGCTTTCATCTGCATTTGCTGCAATTTTATACCAGAACCATTTACTTGGTTGGAGTACTGGGTCATTCTTCTTTGCTGTTGGAACCTTTATCCAGCTTTTACCTCTCTGGGCACCTTCATGTATTCAGTTTTCCCTTAATAAAAGTGTAGAAAGGCTTGTAAATCTGTTTTCATTGTCTTCTACTTTTCCAATGGATATTCCTTTAGCTGGGAAACTTAAAGTTTTATGTCTAGACAAAACAGGTACTCTTACTACAAACAAAATGATCTTTATTGGTGCAGCAAATgctataaaaaataatagctTTGGATACCCGAATAATATTGCTCATCTTTTAGAGAATAGCAATCCAAATATCAATCTTGAacttcaaaaaaataaagaatccAAAAGTGTCCAACATATTGATCATAATAGAAATTCACTTAATATTTACGTTCATTACGAGCTCGTCTGGGAAACATCCACCGTATCatatgaagaagaagatcctctaattaataaatctacTGGAATTCTTGTAAACCCAATTAGTTCTGAACCCAAATTCCTTCCTCCAATTATTAGCTCCGATTCTTTTTCTCCAGACGACCTTATTTACATTGGACTTTGTTGTTGTCATAATATTGTTCCACAAATTACCAACAATGGAACTATTCTAATAGGTAACGATATAGACAAGGCATTATTCACTTCAACTAATgccaaaattaaaatatgcAATGAGAGAAGGTTCATTTCACTCACTGGAGCAAGCGATGAAGACTCAGGTTCAgttgataatatttatgAATACCCAATCGAAGTTTTGAGAATTAATGAGTTCGATTGGAATAATCCTTGTATGTCTGTGGTAGTTCACCACCGAATATTTGACAGATATTACATTTTCTGTAAAGGATCCTTTGATGTTTTGACTAAATTCTCTCCAAATAAAGAGGAAATCCTTACCGAGAAACATAAATATCTCAATACTTCAAATAGTTTAGATACAGAGGATGAACAGGAGCTTGTTGATGCTTTTGAAGTCCTTAACTCCTCTGGTGAAATGGACAGCGACCTcttaaataaatacaatCACTCAAGATCCAACAATGTTCAAAAACCTATAAGTCATATGAGTGAACATAATATTGTTGACGGTTACAGTAAATTGGGATACTATGTTATGGCAATGTCTTATAGAGAAATTAAAGACAAAGTTTTGATTGATGCACTTCTGAACAAGCCAAGATCTAATGTTTCTAGAAATACACTTGAATCTGATCTAACAATCATAAGCTATCTTCTTCTGCAAAATGATCTTAGACCAAAAACTAGAGAATTTATTGATTCTATCAAAATGTCAGGAATTAGGCCAGTCATCTTAACAGGTGACTCAGCATTCACAGCACTATCTGTTGCCCGAAAAGCAGGAATAATCTCTAATAAGAACCCTGTTGCAATTGGAGATACTATTATTGACATAACTGGAAAGGAAACAATCGTTTGGTATGATGCTATTGCTGGAAATAACATAGTAATCTCTCCGAACAAAATCTATGAGTCCACTGAATATAACTCTTTAGTTGTTACATCACGAGCTCTAATGTTATTAAGATCTAAAAAGTACTTTAGACCTTCTAATTTTGAAATGGCAAATATGATGGGTCCTTTATCAAACTTTAGTTTTTTAAAGACATATTGTAGACTTGAGAAATTCTCTTCTGAAGAGCTTTCTTCTCATTCTTTGTTTGACCTAGTCTTTGATAGAATCAAGATTTTTGCAAGATCAAATCCTGAACACAAAAGAATCGTTATTTcagaattcaaaaagagaaatattGTGACAGGAATGATTGGAGACGGAGTTAATGATTTACCTGCATTCAAAATGGCAGATGTTAGTATTTCAGTCCATGAGAATTCGTATTATTTTAACAactttataaataataataattctattcAAGAAGAATCCATTCAAAATCATGAAAATTTCAGTATTAATACAGAAAACTCTCCAATGACATTGGCATTTTCTTCCTTCTCTATTGAGGCTGACAATATTATGAGAGTTCTTGACCTAATTCGAGAAGGTAGAGCTGCAATGGTTACTAcaatttctctttttaTGTTTCTTTCCTCTCAAGGTgtattttattcattttacAAGAATGTTTTATTTGCTATTGCTCAAGCTAACCTTCCTGTAATGATCTATGTATTTATTGACGTATTTCTAGTATTTCCTTCTATTTGGTTAATGATCCTCTGCAAACCAAAGAAATACATTAACTCATACAGGCCAACAGGAGCTTTACTTGGTAAACGAACTATTATATCATTCCTAAGCTTATTGGGAACGTGTTTctcattttattatattgttATGACAAGACTACTCAACTCTCCTTGGATGATTCCTTCCCTTAATCACAATGCAGAGATACCAGTTGAAAGATGGTTTCAACGTCAAGATAATTTTGAAGCTTCCGTAACTTCCATTTGGATGGGACTCCAactttcttcattatctcTCATTTTTTCCTTTGGAGGTAAATTCAGAGAGAGAGTTACTAAAAATAAGCGTTTAGTTTTATGGGTAATATGTTGCCATATTTTccttttatatttatgtaTAAGCAGTCCAAATGCCCTTACTTGTCTATTTAGAGTAAATTGTACTGACCAAATTGATAGATTTTGGGAGTTTCAAATCTTTGgttataatattttgaaaattacaGGAGGGAAATTTCAAGGAGCTGGATCTCATAATGTATTTCCATTGGCTTGGAAAGtggaatttattttttggaactacttttcaattttatccATGTCACTTATTTATTGGTGGATATCCTCAAACtctaatttaaaaaaagtaaaatttAGTGTATACTAA